One region of Gemmatimonadales bacterium genomic DNA includes:
- a CDS encoding C1 family peptidase has translation MTTRRIRLGSRILDARPDTVDFRDRMYQPTLVEVPTKITLQSYRQARVPILDQGTQGACTGFGLATVANYLLRSRRTVPDDTPVSPRMLYYMARRYDEYPGTADNGSSARGAMKGWLKHGVCSDALWPHAGKTGSYSHARAADAQGRPLGAYLRVNHGDLVAMHSAIAEVGVLYATGNTHAGWDTVKADGLIPYTPDSDDEGGHAFAIVAYDEFGFWIQNSWSADWGFHGFARISYDDWLANATDTWVARLAAPVRLVTAQGKAASRSDLAGSHQVASNADLRPHVIALGDNGELRNSGPFGTTPDDVKEIFTNDFARITAKWSKRRILLYAHGGLVSEDAALQRIADWRASLLASEVYPLAFIWKTDLWSTITNVIEDALGTRKTEGILQSATDFMLDRTDDFLEPVARHLGGKLLWDEMKKNAIAASDADPSPDPAHTRGGALVAQYVSDLARNGVEVHMAAHSAGSILLAPLVGRLADDVTIKTCTLWAPAITMALYGTTYDPAIVSGKVANFAIYTLSDKAEQDDNCGHIYNKSLLYLVSNAFEATARIPIIHPDGEPLLGMTKFVAPSSLLKSRRGKYRFDWVVAPNDAAIGTVGASRAEHHGDFDDDEATVKATLRRIIGTSTATVETRFVRSAAGRRDLRKELAAAP, from the coding sequence ATGACAACACGCCGCATCCGCCTGGGCAGTCGCATTCTCGATGCGCGCCCCGACACGGTCGACTTCCGCGACCGGATGTATCAACCGACGCTGGTCGAAGTGCCGACGAAGATCACGCTGCAATCGTACCGCCAGGCCCGGGTACCGATTCTCGATCAGGGCACGCAAGGCGCCTGCACCGGCTTTGGACTCGCGACGGTGGCGAACTATCTCCTGCGCAGTCGGCGCACCGTGCCGGACGACACGCCGGTATCGCCACGGATGCTGTACTACATGGCGCGGCGGTATGACGAGTATCCGGGGACGGCAGATAACGGCTCATCGGCGCGCGGGGCGATGAAGGGGTGGTTGAAGCACGGCGTCTGTTCAGACGCGCTCTGGCCACACGCAGGCAAGACTGGTTCGTACAGCCACGCCCGCGCCGCCGACGCGCAGGGCCGCCCCCTCGGCGCGTACCTGCGGGTCAATCACGGCGACCTGGTGGCAATGCATTCGGCGATCGCCGAGGTCGGCGTGCTCTATGCGACCGGGAATACGCACGCCGGATGGGACACCGTCAAGGCCGATGGGTTGATTCCCTACACTCCCGACAGCGATGACGAAGGCGGACATGCGTTCGCAATTGTGGCGTACGATGAATTCGGATTCTGGATCCAGAACTCATGGTCCGCCGACTGGGGATTTCACGGATTCGCCCGGATCAGCTACGACGACTGGCTCGCCAACGCCACCGACACGTGGGTCGCCCGGCTCGCGGCACCGGTGCGCCTCGTCACGGCGCAGGGGAAAGCGGCGTCGCGATCCGACCTCGCCGGTTCCCACCAGGTCGCCAGCAATGCAGACCTGCGACCACACGTCATCGCCCTGGGCGATAATGGTGAACTGCGGAACAGTGGTCCGTTCGGCACGACACCCGATGACGTGAAGGAGATCTTCACCAACGACTTCGCGCGGATCACGGCGAAGTGGTCGAAGCGGCGGATTCTCCTCTACGCCCATGGCGGCCTGGTGTCGGAAGACGCGGCACTGCAGCGAATCGCCGATTGGCGCGCGAGCCTCCTGGCGTCGGAGGTCTATCCGCTGGCGTTCATCTGGAAGACCGACCTCTGGTCGACGATCACCAATGTGATCGAGGACGCACTCGGGACCCGCAAGACCGAGGGGATTCTCCAGAGTGCGACCGATTTCATGCTCGACCGGACCGATGATTTCCTGGAACCGGTGGCGCGACATCTCGGCGGAAAGCTCCTCTGGGATGAAATGAAGAAGAACGCGATCGCGGCGTCCGACGCCGATCCAAGCCCCGATCCGGCACACACCCGGGGTGGTGCACTCGTGGCGCAGTATGTGAGCGACCTGGCGCGCAACGGGGTCGAAGTGCATATGGCGGCGCACTCGGCGGGGTCGATTCTGCTCGCGCCGCTGGTGGGACGGCTGGCGGATGATGTCACGATCAAGACATGCACCCTCTGGGCACCGGCGATCACGATGGCGCTGTACGGGACGACGTATGATCCGGCGATTGTGAGCGGGAAGGTCGCGAACTTCGCGATCTACACCTTGAGCGACAAGGCCGAGCAGGACGACAACTGCGGGCACATCTACAACAAGTCGCTGCTCTACCTGGTGTCGAATGCCTTCGAGGCGACGGCGCGGATCCCGATCATCCATCCGGACGGTGAGCCGCTGCTCGGGATGACGAAGTTTGTGGCGCCCTCTTCGCTATTGAAGTCGAGGAGAGGCAAGTACCGGTTTGACTGGGTGGTAGCGCCCAATGATGCGGCGATCGGGACAGTGGGGGCATCCCGGGCGGAGCACCATGGCGACTTCGATGATGACGAAGCGACGGTGAAAGCGACGTTGCGGCGGATCATCGGAACATCGACCGCGACGGTGGAGACGCGGTTTGTCCGGTCGGCGGCGGGTCGGCGGGATCTGCGGAAGGAGTTGGCAGCAGCGCCGTAA
- a CDS encoding nuclear transport factor 2 family protein: protein MTAADTAGIGQARADMTRYLLAGDATAVVAGYADSAVFAGTGSATLRGHAALLAFLQTALVAAKVTTFELQPILVVGRGGMVTEVGTQYEVVAPNGQPPQQVWGRYQVTWQRQGGQWKVLTDVSVDDSTHPGASVPGK from the coding sequence ATGACCGCCGCCGACACCGCCGGGATCGGTCAGGCACGCGCCGACATGACCCGGTATCTGCTTGCGGGCGACGCCACCGCCGTGGTCGCCGGATACGCCGACAGCGCGGTCTTCGCGGGAACGGGCTCCGCGACACTGCGAGGCCACGCGGCACTGCTCGCGTTTCTGCAGACGGCGCTGGTGGCGGCGAAAGTCACCACCTTCGAGCTGCAGCCGATTCTCGTGGTCGGACGCGGCGGGATGGTGACCGAGGTGGGCACGCAATACGAGGTGGTGGCGCCGAACGGTCAACCTCCGCAGCAGGTGTGGGGGCGCTACCAGGTCACATGGCAGCGACAGGGCGGACAGTGGAAGGTGCTGACCGACGTGTCGGTGGATGATTCGACTCACCCCGGCGCCAGTGTGCCGGGCAAGTGA
- a CDS encoding protein kinase — MSRAAAEGAAEDLERRLRETVAGSYSIEREIGGGGMSRVFVADERRLGRKVVIKVLSPELAQGISIERFEREIRMAASLQHPHIVGVLATGDVDGLPWFSMPFIEGESLRARVARGPLPIGECISILRDVARALAYAHGRNVVHRDIKPDNVMFSAGSAVVTDFGIAKAIGAARGSSDRPEHPEGARDRPTAALTSLGTSIGTPAYMAPEQAAGDPGVDARADVYAFGCTAYELLTGDSPFGGRTAQRMIAAHMTETPRLVAELRPDTPAPLADLVMRSLAKDATDRPQSGADIVRLLDAVASGSAASAPGILRGGAGAFRRALFFYGMAVIAVAVLAKAAIVGVGLPDWVFGGALVMMALGLPVILFTGYAQQVNRRLISATPTMTPGGTTLVPQAHGTMATIAVKATPYLSWSRTARGGMVAVTAFALLVAGFMAMRAAGIGPAATLLSGGTLASNDRIVLGDFVNRTGDSTLSVSLVEAFRIDLEESRSVHLVEPVEVATQLSRMGLPSSMRLTDSVTRDVAQRADAKAYITGEVTPLGRGYVIAARLVDANTGTTLLAARAVAPLPDALINTLDRMSHTLRSDIGESLRQVHRGDPLEQVVTPSMEALRLYSAALRANYAGDDDRAIPLLREAVRADTGFAMAWRKLGVLAIDDGNPAEGDSALAAAMRHLDRLTPYERYLTEGSADYYLTANGVEKSLADYRLALEVKPDDPLVLGNLGETLNNLGRFPEAESIFRRSIAAGAPWGTAWGGLIWALTHQAKWAAADSVPALLLARFGDSMRALGYQIDIARYHRDVPRVDSLLTQYATLKLTGGRLRGLETWRRYQADYHGHFRDAERAAVVHSGLIGTIGGRQNALHDLLIPAMHDALLRDNPAVARGEIHAALQRIPMDSIRPNDRPYFSFAEAAAYAGDAAAVKQFRAAQTAIRASTARSQSWNALQAIAAGQWGAAVTAASSFCDTSCTSGLWYGYLLDRAGKTDSARRVYQRFIDRPTFGFTFNELTFYPIALLRLGELYRASNDPVRARLYLDRFIDLWKSADPELQPMVRRAREALAALGDAPATSALPRQPH; from the coding sequence GTGAGCCGGGCCGCGGCGGAGGGAGCCGCTGAAGACCTGGAGCGGCGACTGCGCGAGACCGTAGCGGGGAGCTACTCGATCGAGCGGGAGATCGGCGGCGGCGGGATGTCGCGCGTCTTCGTCGCCGACGAGCGGCGCCTCGGCCGCAAGGTCGTGATCAAGGTCCTGTCGCCCGAACTGGCGCAGGGGATTTCGATCGAGCGATTCGAGCGCGAGATCAGGATGGCGGCGTCGCTGCAGCATCCGCACATCGTTGGCGTCCTCGCCACCGGCGACGTCGACGGATTGCCGTGGTTCTCGATGCCGTTCATCGAAGGCGAATCGCTGCGGGCGCGAGTCGCCCGAGGCCCGCTGCCGATCGGCGAATGCATCTCGATCCTCCGCGACGTCGCACGGGCACTGGCATATGCCCACGGCCGCAACGTGGTGCATCGCGACATCAAGCCCGACAATGTGATGTTCTCGGCGGGGTCCGCGGTCGTCACCGACTTCGGCATCGCCAAGGCGATCGGAGCCGCCCGTGGCAGTTCCGATCGTCCCGAGCACCCGGAGGGTGCGAGGGACCGCCCAACTGCCGCACTCACTTCCCTCGGCACCTCGATCGGCACCCCGGCCTACATGGCACCGGAGCAGGCGGCTGGCGATCCCGGCGTCGACGCCCGCGCCGACGTCTACGCCTTCGGCTGTACCGCGTATGAGCTCCTCACCGGCGATTCGCCGTTCGGCGGTCGCACGGCGCAGCGGATGATCGCGGCGCACATGACCGAGACGCCGCGGCTCGTCGCCGAATTGAGGCCAGACACGCCCGCGCCGCTCGCCGATCTGGTGATGCGATCGCTCGCCAAGGACGCGACCGACCGGCCGCAGTCTGGCGCCGACATCGTGCGCCTCCTCGATGCTGTCGCCAGCGGCAGCGCCGCGTCGGCACCCGGAATTCTGCGTGGCGGCGCCGGAGCGTTCCGTCGCGCGCTGTTCTTCTATGGGATGGCGGTGATTGCCGTCGCTGTCCTTGCGAAGGCAGCAATCGTCGGCGTCGGTTTGCCGGATTGGGTGTTTGGTGGCGCGCTGGTCATGATGGCACTGGGACTTCCGGTGATCCTCTTCACCGGCTACGCGCAGCAGGTGAATCGGCGGCTGATCAGCGCCACGCCGACGATGACGCCGGGCGGGACGACGCTGGTACCGCAGGCGCACGGCACCATGGCGACGATCGCGGTCAAGGCGACGCCCTATCTCAGCTGGAGCCGCACCGCGCGTGGCGGCATGGTCGCCGTCACGGCATTCGCGCTGCTGGTGGCGGGCTTCATGGCGATGCGCGCGGCGGGGATCGGTCCCGCGGCGACGCTGCTGTCGGGCGGCACGCTCGCGTCGAACGACCGGATCGTGCTGGGCGATTTCGTCAATCGCACCGGTGACAGCACGCTCTCCGTGTCGCTGGTCGAGGCGTTCCGGATCGACCTCGAGGAATCACGCAGCGTGCATCTCGTCGAACCGGTCGAGGTGGCGACGCAGCTGAGCCGGATGGGGCTGCCGTCGTCGATGCGGCTGACCGACTCGGTTACGCGCGATGTAGCGCAGCGCGCCGACGCCAAGGCCTACATCACCGGCGAGGTAACTCCGCTTGGCCGCGGATACGTGATTGCGGCGCGGCTCGTCGACGCGAACACTGGTACGACGCTGCTGGCGGCGCGGGCGGTTGCGCCACTGCCGGATGCGCTGATCAACACGCTCGACAGGATGTCCCACACGCTGCGCAGCGACATCGGCGAATCGTTGCGCCAGGTGCACCGCGGCGATCCGCTCGAGCAGGTGGTGACGCCGTCGATGGAAGCACTGCGCCTCTATAGCGCTGCGCTCAGGGCCAATTATGCCGGCGACGACGATCGCGCCATTCCGCTCCTGCGCGAAGCGGTGCGCGCGGATACCGGGTTCGCGATGGCGTGGCGCAAGCTCGGTGTCCTGGCGATCGATGACGGCAACCCCGCGGAAGGCGATTCCGCACTGGCGGCGGCAATGCGACATCTCGACCGCCTGACGCCGTACGAACGCTATCTCACCGAAGGAAGCGCCGACTATTACCTCACCGCGAATGGCGTCGAGAAATCGCTGGCCGACTATCGCCTGGCGCTCGAGGTCAAGCCAGATGATCCGCTGGTACTCGGCAACCTCGGCGAGACGCTCAACAACCTCGGCCGCTTCCCGGAGGCCGAGTCGATATTTCGCCGCAGCATCGCTGCGGGCGCACCGTGGGGGACTGCGTGGGGCGGCCTGATCTGGGCGTTGACGCATCAGGCGAAGTGGGCCGCCGCAGATTCGGTCCCCGCGCTGTTACTGGCCCGCTTCGGCGACTCAATGCGTGCGCTCGGATACCAGATCGACATCGCGAGATATCATCGCGACGTCCCGCGCGTCGACTCGCTGCTGACGCAGTATGCGACGCTCAAGCTGACGGGTGGACGCCTGCGTGGGCTCGAGACGTGGCGCCGCTACCAGGCCGACTATCACGGCCATTTCCGTGACGCGGAACGCGCCGCCGTGGTGCACTCGGGATTGATCGGCACGATCGGCGGCCGACAGAACGCGCTGCACGACCTCCTGATTCCGGCGATGCACGACGCACTGCTGCGCGATAATCCTGCCGTTGCCCGTGGTGAAATTCACGCCGCGCTCCAGCGGATTCCGATGGATTCGATTCGCCCCAATGACCGGCCGTACTTCTCGTTCGCGGAGGCGGCAGCGTATGCGGGCGACGCCGCTGCCGTGAAGCAGTTCCGCGCAGCGCAGACGGCGATCAGGGCGTCCACGGCACGAAGCCAGAGCTGGAATGCCCTGCAGGCGATCGCGGCGGGCCAATGGGGAGCGGCCGTCACGGCAGCCAGCTCGTTCTGCGACACCTCGTGCACAAGCGGGCTCTGGTACGGCTATCTCCTCGACCGCGCCGGGAAGACCGACTCGGCGCGCCGCGTCTATCAGCGCTTCATCGATCGACCCACGTTCGGGTTCACCTTCAATGAGCTGACGTTCTATCCGATCGCACTGCTGCGATTGGGCGAGCTGTACCGGGCGAGCAACGATCCGGTTCGGGCGCGCCTCTATCTCGACCGGTTCATCGACCTGTGGAAGTCGGCTGATCCCGAATTGCAGCCGATGGTGCGTCGCGCCAGGGAAGCGCTCGCGGCGCTGGGCGATGCCCCGGCGACGAGCGCGCTGCCACGTCAGCCGCACTGA
- a CDS encoding protein kinase, whose amino-acid sequence MTLDSLRQTLAGRYLIERELGQGGMATVYLARDIRHERDVAIKVLRADLSASLGAERFLREIRIAAQLQHPHILPLLDSGSTSENRADQSAAADVGPGQLFFVMPYINGDSLRQRLARETELPVHDALRLIGDVVDALAAAHANGVVHRDIKPDNVMLSGRHALVTDFGVAKAINAAASGVHRPGIAARSSDLTTLGVAVGTPAYMSPEQAAADPHVDHRSDIYSVGVMLYEMLTGQPPFVATTPQQMLAAHITATPAPASQHRPSIAPAIDAIVMRCLEKRPADRFQSASELHAALEACVTPPTGVAPADRRSGLPVNARLTATRQRWWWAAAVIILAAGGAGWRFAQSSRVPPTAGRHTIAVLPIDVKGDTVNTPFADGISDGVRNALDLVPGVTVVGRVSSLAFGASADPRNVRKRIAGVDAVLQGALTSAGLRFHLVAELDDAVDGHQIWGTTADLELRDLYAEQDSIRNAIVSALRLRLTAAPATRAAGRTANPRAYAQYLIGQHEAYQLDERDLRRALAHFDTAIALDPTFAAAYAGSSVAWGYLADEYLPPDSSYDRYFQMARRAVALDSNSAVAHAILGIATGFTNGDLTAAYRELDRAVALDSNSAEVRELYANLLFFDRPDAAVAQADRAIALDPLSGFASFIRAGGLYEGRRYREAITEAQRAQELSPDLVYWDVVDAASYRELGDYAHAVARYREAQRIATKPLFGLGVTYARMGLRDSALRVAHDLEAVSRTRYVTPALIGMIYANLPDAASRDTALAWLGANEHVTGGLNLLFTLAPELDPLRGDPRFKVLLTRSRLSPPAEQR is encoded by the coding sequence ATGACGCTCGATTCGCTTCGCCAGACCCTTGCCGGCCGCTACCTCATCGAGCGCGAGCTCGGCCAAGGCGGCATGGCCACGGTCTACCTTGCGCGGGACATTCGCCACGAACGGGATGTCGCGATCAAGGTGCTCCGAGCCGACCTCTCCGCATCGCTCGGTGCGGAACGTTTCCTTCGCGAAATCAGGATCGCGGCACAGCTGCAGCATCCGCACATCCTCCCGTTGCTCGATTCCGGCTCGACCAGTGAGAATCGTGCCGACCAGAGCGCAGCCGCGGACGTGGGACCCGGCCAGCTCTTCTTCGTCATGCCGTACATCAACGGCGACTCGCTGCGGCAGCGTCTGGCGCGCGAAACCGAACTCCCGGTGCACGATGCGCTGCGGTTGATTGGCGACGTGGTTGACGCGCTCGCCGCAGCGCATGCGAACGGCGTGGTGCACCGCGACATCAAACCGGACAACGTGATGCTGTCCGGGCGGCACGCACTGGTCACGGATTTCGGCGTCGCGAAGGCGATCAACGCCGCTGCCAGCGGCGTGCATCGTCCCGGGATCGCAGCGCGGTCGAGCGACCTCACGACGCTCGGCGTCGCCGTCGGCACGCCGGCCTACATGTCGCCGGAACAGGCCGCCGCCGATCCGCACGTCGACCATCGCAGCGACATCTATTCCGTGGGGGTGATGCTCTACGAAATGCTCACCGGGCAACCACCGTTCGTCGCGACGACACCGCAACAGATGCTCGCGGCGCACATCACGGCAACGCCTGCTCCTGCGAGCCAACACCGCCCGTCAATCGCACCGGCCATCGATGCCATCGTGATGCGATGCCTGGAGAAACGCCCAGCCGACCGCTTCCAGAGTGCCAGTGAACTCCACGCTGCCCTCGAGGCATGCGTCACGCCGCCGACCGGCGTCGCGCCGGCCGACCGGCGCTCGGGGCTCCCGGTAAACGCTCGCCTGACCGCGACGCGGCAGCGGTGGTGGTGGGCAGCGGCGGTCATCATCCTCGCCGCCGGCGGCGCCGGGTGGCGATTCGCCCAGTCGTCACGAGTGCCACCGACGGCCGGCAGGCACACCATTGCGGTGCTGCCGATCGATGTGAAAGGCGACACCGTCAACACGCCGTTCGCCGACGGCATCAGCGACGGCGTCCGCAACGCGCTCGATCTGGTGCCGGGAGTCACCGTCGTCGGACGGGTATCCTCGCTGGCGTTCGGCGCCTCCGCCGATCCGCGCAACGTCCGCAAGCGGATCGCGGGCGTCGACGCCGTGCTGCAGGGTGCGCTGACCAGCGCCGGCTTGCGGTTTCACCTCGTGGCAGAACTCGATGACGCCGTCGACGGACATCAGATCTGGGGTACGACAGCAGACCTGGAACTCCGCGATCTCTACGCCGAGCAGGATTCGATCCGCAATGCGATCGTCTCGGCGCTGCGACTCCGGCTCACCGCCGCGCCAGCGACCCGCGCCGCAGGGCGTACCGCGAACCCCAGGGCGTATGCCCAGTACCTGATCGGACAGCATGAGGCATATCAGCTCGACGAGCGTGATCTCCGGCGCGCGCTGGCCCACTTCGACACCGCCATTGCGCTCGATCCGACCTTCGCCGCGGCGTATGCCGGCAGTTCGGTTGCGTGGGGATATCTCGCGGACGAATACCTCCCGCCCGACAGTTCCTATGACAGATACTTCCAGATGGCGCGACGCGCCGTGGCACTCGACAGCAACTCGGCAGTGGCACATGCCATTCTCGGCATCGCCACAGGCTTTACCAACGGTGATCTCACCGCGGCGTACCGCGAGCTCGATCGGGCGGTGGCGCTGGACTCGAATTCGGCCGAGGTGCGCGAGCTCTACGCCAATCTCCTCTTCTTCGATCGGCCGGATGCCGCGGTGGCGCAGGCCGACCGGGCGATTGCACTCGATCCCCTCTCGGGATTCGCATCGTTCATTCGCGCTGGTGGGCTCTATGAGGGCCGCCGCTACCGCGAAGCGATCACCGAAGCGCAGCGGGCCCAGGAACTCTCCCCCGACCTGGTGTACTGGGACGTGGTCGATGCGGCGAGCTACCGTGAACTCGGCGACTACGCGCATGCAGTGGCCCGCTATCGCGAAGCTCAACGGATCGCCACCAAGCCGCTCTTCGGACTCGGAGTGACCTACGCGCGGATGGGATTGCGCGACAGTGCACTGCGTGTGGCGCACGACCTCGAGGCGGTATCCCGCACGCGGTACGTCACGCCGGCGCTGATCGGGATGATCTACGCCAATCTCCCGGACGCGGCGAGCCGGGATACCGCATTGGCTTGGCTCGGCGCAAATGAGCACGTCACCGGAGGACTCAATCTCCTGTTCACCCTGGCACCGGAGCTCGATCCACTGCGCGGCGATCCGCGGTTCAAGGTGCTGCTGACACGGTCGCGATTGTCACCCCCAGCGGAGCAACGATAG